Proteins encoded in a region of the Pseudomonadota bacterium genome:
- a CDS encoding PIN domain-containing protein: protein MILADTGFFVALTIKSDRHHPAAVTALGRYQSEGLVTTWPVLTETIHLLQREAGPAVARKLLIGIDSGAARIFDLTAAHLPRVLELMEKYHGLPMDLADASLVVCAEVTGDGRILSTDARDFGAYRWKRRKPFSNLLKV from the coding sequence ATGATCCTGGCCGACACCGGATTCTTCGTCGCGCTCACCATCAAGAGCGACCGGCACCATCCTGCGGCAGTGACGGCGCTCGGGCGCTATCAGAGCGAAGGGTTGGTCACCACGTGGCCCGTGCTGACAGAAACGATACACCTCCTGCAACGGGAGGCTGGTCCCGCCGTGGCACGCAAGCTCCTGATCGGTATCGACTCGGGCGCTGCACGCATCTTTGACCTGACGGCCGCTCACTTGCCTCGGGTACTCGAATTGATGGAGAAGTATCATGGGCTACCGATGGACCTCGCCGACGCCTCCCTGGTCGTTTGCGCCGAGGTGACGGGTGACGGGAGGATTCTCTCCACCGATGCGCGGGATTTCGGCGCTTATCGCTGGAAGCGGCGCAAGCCCTTCAGCAACCTCCTGAAGGTCTAG